The genomic segment CCTGTTAAATCGCAAAATAAATATATTGGTGAAAAAATTGATACAAGAATTGGTGACTTTTGTGTTATAGGTATTGGATCATTTATAATGCCTGGAGTTACAATTGGAGATGAGGTTGTTATAGGATGTGGCTCAGTAGTAACTAAAGATATTCCATCAAATTCAATAGCAGTAGGTAATCCTGCAAAAGTGATAAAATCTGGCATCAAAATGGAAAATATTAAGTTATAGCTACTAATGAATATAGTAAATATTTGGGGGTTTAATGTTTTTTCAGATAATTTAGAAAAAATTGAAACCGTGGGGAAAAAAGCAAAACTTCTAACAACCATCAGTCCTAATTCTTATGGCATAAGCACAAAAGATTTATTGTTTGAAAAATCATTAAAAAATTCTGATTTTTTAGTTTTAGATGGGGTTTATTTTGCTTTGGCACCAATACTTCTTAAAGGTAAGAATATTAAAAAAAATCAAGGTCCTGAAGTTTTTTATCATTTTATGGATAGGGCAAATTCATCGAACGGTAAAGTATTTTTTTTAGGTTCAAAAGAAACAACTTTAATAAGAATTAAAGAAAGAGCAAAAAAAGACTATCCCAATATTTTAATTGAATACTACTCTCCCCCATTTAAAGAAGAATTTTTGAAAGAAGATAATGAAAAAATGATAGATATTGTAAACAACTATCAACCGGATGTTTTATTTGTTGGAATGACCTGCCCAAAGCAGGAAAAATGGGCTTATCAGCATAAGGATAATATTAATGCAGGCTTAATTTGTTGTATTGGAGCAGTATTTGATTGGTATGCCGGAAATCAAAAAGAAATAAAACCAATTTGGTGGAAATTAAGACTGGCATGGATAATAAGAATCATTCGTCGTCCCGAAATTATATACAGAATCCCAAGTGTAATGATTTTTTTTAAGCATTTAATTATGATTATTTTAAAATTAAAAAAAAATACAATAAGCTCAAATTAAAAAATTTAACTGATAATGGAAAACAAAAAAATAAGAATTGGAATTATCGGGTTTGGAAGAATGGGAATAACCCATTACTCAATTATTAACACACATCCCGACATTCAAATAGTAGCAGTTGCCGACACTTCAAAAACTATTTTAAATATTTTAAAAAAGCTTAATAAAGAACTTAATGTTTTTACTGATTATAAAGAATTGATAGATGTTACACAACCAGATGCAATAATAATTTCGACTCCTCCCAATTTACACTATCCAATAATAAAATATGCTTACGAAAAAAAAATACATATTTTTTGCGAAAAGCCTTTTACAGCCAATCTTAAACAAGCTGATGAATTGACAAATATTTTTTCCAATAGTAATCTTGTCAATCAAATCGGATTTGCAGCAAGATATGGAGACGTTCTTAACAAAGCAAAAGAATTAATTGATAATAAAGTAATTGGTGATATAATACGATTCAAGGGTGAAATGTTTAGCTGTGCTATCATTAAAAAAACAAACGGTACAAATTGGCGAGATCAGGAAGAAAATGGAGGAGGTGTTGTATATGAAATGGGAACTCACATGGTTGATCTAATAAACTATTTTTTTGGTGAACCAGATAAAGTTGCAGGTACTGTAAGAAGCAAAGTTTTTTCAAAAAATGTTGATGATATTGTATCAACAACATTCATTTATAAAAATGGATTAACCGGAACAATGTATATAAACTGGAGTGATGAAAGTTATCGTAAATCTTCAGTTTCTATTGAAGTTTTTGGATCAAAAGGAAAAATTATTGCCGACTTTTATGGATATAAATTATTTCTTTCAAAAGGAAACAATGAATTAAACTTACGAAAGGGTTGGAATACTTTTCACTTTACCGATGTTTACAAACCTGTTCCTTTTTATGTAAGAGGCAATGAATTTTCAAGACAACTATATGATTTTGTTGGATTAATTTCAGGAAGTCACAAAACAAATTTATGTGATTTTGCTGAAGCCTATAAAACTGAGAGGATTATTGATTTAATTTTTAAAGATTCATTAATAAATAATAATTAATATAATGGACAAAATAAATAAGATTGTATTTGGCGACAATCAATTTTTTGGCATTAATCACATGTCACAAGAAAAAGCACAACAATTATCAGAACAATTTTATAACATTCAAAACATTTTTAATGTTTATGATATTGCCATAGAATGTGGAATTGATGCAATCATGCTAAACAGCAATCAAAGAGCAATAGAAATTTGTGAATATTTTAGAAAAAACAATTCAAAATACAATCATCTATCATGGTATCCTTCAATACCTTATCCGCATAAATATGCAAATATTATTTCTGAAAAAGGCATATTTCCTGCAATAAATGAATTGTTATTTTCAAACAATACGGCTTCAGGAGTTTTCGGAATGATTGCAAAGGGAGGCAGCGCCGTATTAACAAAAGATGTAATAAAAATAATGGAAATGCTTATAGACGCTGAGGTAAAAATGTTCAGGGGACTGAATATTAAAGTTATTTTCTTACAAAATGTAATTACTGATTTGCTTTTAGGTTTTGGTGCAAAAGAAATTTTCGAAGAATATTGTTCATACATTAATAAAAAATACAAGGTTGCTCCAGGCTTAATAACTATCAACTTACCATATTGCATTAACAAACTAAAAGAATGGGGTATTAAAAATGTTGTTATTTGTAGTTCGATAAATAAGATTGGATTTACAATGTCACCCGGCATAGATGCTTATGAAAAAGTCATTAATGAGAACAATCCAGATGATTATCAAATTATGGCTATGTCAACTTTAGCATCCGGGGCAATACCACCTAAAGAAGCTTATGAATACATAAACAGTCAAAATATTCAATCTGTTGTTTTTGGCGCATCCTCGAAGAAACACATTGAAGAAACAATAAAATATTTATCATAATTAATTATAATTTTTTTTGATTATTTAATTATTGACAAATAAATGTTATCGTGAATAATATTTTTAATTTCTAATAATCTTTCCTGATTATTTATGAGTAATATTAATACACAATTTACAGTAGAAAGAAGTGATTGTTCAAATATTAATGAGCTTATTGAACTTTCAAAGACTTACTATAAGGATAGGGATGTTGGAGATTTTAATTACCTTGAATGGCAATATCTACAAAATCCTGCCGGAAAGGCATATCTATTTACTGCAAGAGAAGAT from the Lentimicrobiaceae bacterium genome contains:
- a CDS encoding WecB/TagA/CpsF family glycosyltransferase, translating into MNIVNIWGFNVFSDNLEKIETVGKKAKLLTTISPNSYGISTKDLLFEKSLKNSDFLVLDGVYFALAPILLKGKNIKKNQGPEVFYHFMDRANSSNGKVFFLGSKETTLIRIKERAKKDYPNILIEYYSPPFKEEFLKEDNEKMIDIVNNYQPDVLFVGMTCPKQEKWAYQHKDNINAGLICCIGAVFDWYAGNQKEIKPIWWKLRLAWIIRIIRRPEIIYRIPSVMIFFKHLIMIILKLKKNTISSN
- a CDS encoding acyltransferase, with translation MRLFIAKIVQKIRYYLYKMRGYDVHYTTSLERNLNLDRYNPKGIHIGKYTIITSKVTILSHYLIPVKSQNKYIGEKIDTRIGDFCVIGIGSFIMPGVTIGDEVVIGCGSVVTKDIPSNSIAVGNPAKVIKSGIKMENIKL
- a CDS encoding Gfo/Idh/MocA family oxidoreductase; translation: MENKKIRIGIIGFGRMGITHYSIINTHPDIQIVAVADTSKTILNILKKLNKELNVFTDYKELIDVTQPDAIIISTPPNLHYPIIKYAYEKKIHIFCEKPFTANLKQADELTNIFSNSNLVNQIGFAARYGDVLNKAKELIDNKVIGDIIRFKGEMFSCAIIKKTNGTNWRDQEENGGGVVYEMGTHMVDLINYFFGEPDKVAGTVRSKVFSKNVDDIVSTTFIYKNGLTGTMYINWSDESYRKSSVSIEVFGSKGKIIADFYGYKLFLSKGNNELNLRKGWNTFHFTDVYKPVPFYVRGNEFSRQLYDFVGLISGSHKTNLCDFAEAYKTERIIDLIFKDSLINNN